A portion of the Fulvia fulva chromosome 1, complete sequence genome contains these proteins:
- a CDS encoding Ankyrin repeat-containing protein — protein MAQTQTPTTDLLLNLAAEHPDRVLQQLQSHPHLASKQDAHGYSLVHAAASYGHSDLLRALIRTYNVDPNIKDEDGETALFNVEEVKLARELIELGTDPSARNDEGQIAAEKLDDEDEQPDVAAYLRSLTVGPLVADLSEAATNGAGVHPPPPVPQGMQVNVGTMAADEAGEAPDPEFRRRIEELAAREDFQDEAGQAELRRLVEEAVSGVRGGEEGQGNGLPPSSRRRVD, from the coding sequence ATGGCGCAAACGCAAACTCCGACAACAGACCTCCTCCTCAACCTCGCAGCCGAGCACCCAGACCGAGTCCTACAACAACTCCAGTCCCACCCTCACTTAGCCTCGAAACAGGACGCACACGGCTACAGTCTAGTCCACGcagcggcttcgtacggaCACTCTGACCTTCTGAGAGCTTTGATTCGAACTTACAATGTGGATCCAAATATCAAAGACGAAGATGGCGAAACGGCCCTTTTCAACGTCGAGGAAGTGAAGTTGGCGAGGGAATTAATTGAACTCGGCACAGACCCCAGTGCCAGGAACGATGAGGGCCAGATCGCGGCCGAGAAGTTGGATGATGAGGATGAGCAGCCTGATGTTGCTGCTTACCTCAGATCACTCACTGTTGGTCCTCTCGTTGCTGATCTTTCCGAGGCTGCTACGAATGGTGCTGGCGTGCATCCACCCCCTCCAGTACCGCAGGGGATGCAAGTTAATGTGGGGACTATGGCGGCTGATGAGGCTGGAGAAGCGCCGGATCCGGAGTTCAGGAGGAGGATTGAGGAACTTGCGGCGAGGGAGGATTTTCAGGATGAGGCGGGGCAGGCGGAGTTGAGGAGATTGGTGGAGGAGGCGGTTTCGGGGGTGAGGGGAGGGGAGGAGGGGCAGGGGAACGGGTTGCCGCCGAGTTCGAGGCGGAGGGTCGACTGA